Proteins encoded together in one Microcaecilia unicolor chromosome 3, aMicUni1.1, whole genome shotgun sequence window:
- the TMEM200A gene encoding transmembrane protein 200A, producing the protein MIATGGVITGLAALKRQDSARSQHHLSRSTSPPPEEKKPVRRRPRADVVIVRGKIRLYSPSGFFLILGVLISVAGIAMAILGYWPQKDVLLGPDVSMSNNKTQILREGGIMARFFEQHLHSEKMKMLGPFTMGIGIFIFICANAILHENRDKETKVIHMRDIYSTVIDIHTLRIKEQKHLNGAYAGFFGETEVRHNENHCASNLAANTIASFSGFGNNFKRCRSMEDEESGLTERKFTSLLPPLLTERSGSVFGLHSYPSRLMDDRNSSSKKCETKSIVSSSINAFTLPVIKLNNCVIDEPDIDSITEDSEINRSQPRNASMDSLPSPSTDVSESYKPGGAMLLRSSSIMEPLSSEFKSSMALESSTGQLLSPGAARKQFGSNTSLHILASHSKSLDLDRGPSTLTVHAEQRKHPSWPRLDRSNSKGYMKLENKEDPMDRLIVPQSSAKKDYTNKEKLLMISRSHNNLSFEHDEFLSNNLKRGTSETRF; encoded by the coding sequence ATGATAGCAACTGGTGGTGTAATAACAGGACTGGCAGCCTTAAAGAGGCAAGACTCCGCCAGATCTCAGCATCATTTATCTCGCTCCACATCACCGCCTCCTGAAGAGAAAAAACCTGTCAGGCGTCGGCCGAGGGCTGATGTAGTCATTGTCAGAGGAAAAATTCGACTCTATTCCCCATCTGGCTTCTTCCTTATTCTGGGAGTACTGATCTCAGTAGCTGGAATTGCAATGGCTATCCTTGGGTATTGGCCACAGAAGGATGTTTTGCTAGGTCCAGATGTTAGTATGTCAAACAATAAAACTCAAATCCTGAGAGAAGGTGGCATAATGGCCcgcttctttgaacagcatttACATTCAGAAAAGATGAAAATGTTAGGACCTTTCACCATGGGAATAGGGATATTTATCTTTATTTGTGCTAATGCCATACTTCATGAAAACCGAGACAAAGAGACCAAAGTCATTCACATGAGAGACATATATTCTACTGTAATAGATATCCATACTCTGCGAATCAAAGAGCAGAAACATCTGAATGGTGCCTATGCTGGCTTCTTTGGAGAAACAGAAGTGAGGCATAATGAGAACCACTGTGCTTCTAATTTGGCTGCAAATACAATTGCTTCCTTTTCAGGCTTTGGTAATAATTTTAAAAGATGTAGGTCCATGGAGGATGAAGAGAGTGGCTTGACGGAAAGAAAATTTACTAGTCTCCTACCACCTCTGCTGACTGAGCGTTCTGGCTCCGTCTTTGGCCTCCACTCCTACCCCAGCAGACTAATGGATGACAGGAATAGTAGTTCCAAAAAATGTGAAACCAAATCAATCGTCTCTTCCTCCATTAATGCATTCACACTCCCAGTAATTAAACTTAACAACTGTGTGATTGATGAACCAGACATAGATAGCATCACCGAGGACTCTGAAATCAATAGGAGTCAGCCTAGAAATGCATCAATGGATTCCCTACCTTCTCCTTCAACAGATGTCAGTGAATCGTACAAACCTGGCGGTGCAATGCTGCTAAGGAGTTCTTCTATTATGGAGCCTCTCTCCAGTGAATTCAAATCTTCTATGGCTCTCGAGTCAAGCACTGGACAATTGTTATCACCTGGTGCTGCCAGAAAACAGTTTGGATCTAATACATCTTTGCATATCCTCGCTTCACATTCCAAATCCTTAGACTTGGATCGGGGTCCTTCCACTCTCACAGTGCATGCCGAACAAAGAAAACATCCAAGCTGGCCAAGACTGGACCGCAGCAACAGCAAGGGTTATATGAAATTAGAGAACAAAGAGGACCCTATGGATAGGCTAATTGTTCCTCAGTCCTCAGCCAAAAAGGATTATACCAATAAAGAGAAGCTACTCATGATTTCAAGATCTCATAATAACTTGAGTTTTGAACACGATGAGTTTTTGAGTAACAATCTGAAACGAGGAACTTCTGAAACCAGATTTTAA